From the Astatotilapia calliptera chromosome 6, fAstCal1.2, whole genome shotgun sequence genome, one window contains:
- the myh11a gene encoding myosin-11a isoform X3 → MSTKAPTEDEKFLFVDKDFLNSPMAQADWAAKKLVWVPSEKHGFEAASIKEEHGDEVLVELADNAKKITVNKDDIQKMNPPKFSKVEDMAELTCLNEASVLHNLRERYFSGLIYTYSGLFCVVVNPYKMLPIYSEKIIEMYKGKKRHELPPHIYSISDNAYRNMMQDREDQSILCTGESGAGKTENTKKVIQYLAVVASSHKGKKDSSAQHAGSQLAYGELEKQLLQANPILEAFGNAKTIKNDNSSRFGKFIRINFDVTGYIVGANIETYLLEKSRCIRQAKTERAFHIFYYMIAGAKDKLREELLLEPFSNYRFLSAGHVQLPGQQDDEMYEETMEAMNIMGITEEDRIDILKVCSTVMQLGNIEFKKERNQEQATMPDNTAAQKVCHLQGINVTDFTRAILTPRIKVGREVVQKAQTKEQADFAIEALAKAVFERLFRWLLGRVNKALDKTKRQGASFLGILDIAGFEIFEDNSFEQLCINYTNEKLQQLFNHTMFILEQEEYQREGIEWNFIDFGLDLQPCIELIERPNNPPGILALLDEECWFPKATDISFVEKLLNTQGNHMKFAKPKQLKDKTEFSILHYAGKVDYNATAWLTKNMDPLNDNVTALLSNSSNQFVQDLWKDADRVVGLDTLAKMSDTSGPSASKTKKGMFRTVGQLYKESLAKLMTTLHNTQPNFVRCIIPNHEKRAGKLDANLVLEQLRCNGVLEGIRICRQGFPNRIVFQEFRQRYEILAANAIPKGFMDGKQACCLMIKHLDLDPNLYRIGQSKIFFRTGVLAQLEEERDLKITVIIIAFQAQARGFLARKAFAKRQQQLTAMKVIQRNCAAYLKLRNWQWWRLFTKVKPLLQVTRQEEEMGLKEEELQKAKEVATKFESELKEITLKHTQIVEERNALQEQLQAETELYAEAEEMRVRLAAKKQELEEILHEMEARLDEEEERSQGLLVEKKKMQQQMQELEEHLEEEEDARQKLQLEKVTCEGKIKKLEDDILVMEDQNNKLLKERKLLEERVADFSANLAEEEEKSKNLTKLKNKHESMISELEVRLKKEEKTRQELDKAKRKLEAESNDLQEQIADLQAQIADLKAQLAKKEEELQNALARLEDESAQKNNALKKIRELEGHISDLQEDLDSERAARNKAEKIKRDLGEELEALKSELEDTLDTTATQQELRAKREHEVTQLKRAIEEENRTHEAQIHEMRQKHTQAVEELSEQLEQSKRVKSNLEKAKQALEKETSELTMEVRSLTQAKQDGENKRKKLEGQVTDLQSRFNDSEKQKAELTERCSKITIELESVTNLLNEAEGKNIKLSKDVASLTSQLQDSQELLAEETRQKLQFSTKLRQAEDDKNSLQEQLEEEMEAKRNVERHVSTLNIQLSDAKKKMDEMSGNIELLEEGKKRLQRDLEAANTQYEEKASAYDKLEKTKNRLQQELEDTLMDLDNQRQNVSNLEKKQKKFDQMLAEEKSVSSKYADERDRAEAEAREKETKALSLARALEEAQDSREELERANKALKAEMEDLISSKDDVGKNVHELEKSKRGLEAQVEEMKTQLEELEDELQAAEDAKLRLEVNMQALKAQFERDLQGRDEMGEEKKRQLIKQVRELETELEDERKQRATAAAAKKKLEIDMKDLEGQIETANKGRDEAIKQLRKLQAQMKDYQRELEDARAAREEVLTTAKESEKKAKSLEAELMQLQEELAAAERGRKQAEAERDELSDELASNTSGKSALSDEKRRLEAKIAQLEEELEEEQSNMEILNDRLRKSTQQVDQLNNELQTERTTSQKNESARQQLDRQNKELKAKLQEMENQVKSKFKSSISALEAKVAQLEEQLEQENRDKQTTAKNMRQKDKKLKDLMLQVEDERKQAEQYKDQAEKSNTRMKQLKRQLEESEEESQRATAARRKLQRELDEATEANDAMTREIGSLKNKLRGNPEPKE, encoded by the exons ATGTCCACGAAGGCCCCTACCGAGGATGAGAAGTTCCTCTTTGTTGACAAAGACTTCCTCAACAGCCCGATGGCTCAGGCTGACTGGGCAGCCAAGAAGTTGGTATGGGTTCCATCAGAAAAGCATGGCTTTGAGGCAGCTAGTATAAAGGAGGAGCATGGCGACGAGGTGCTGGTGGAGCTGGCTGATAATGCCAAGAAGATAACAGTCAATAAAGATGACATCCAGAAGATGAACCCTCCCAAGTTCAGCAAGGTGGAGGACATGGCCGAGCTCACCTGTCTAAATGAGGCCTCTGTGTTGCACAATCTTCGCGAGAGGTACTTCTCTGGGCTCATTTAT ACATACTCTGGCCTGTTCTGCGTGGTGGTGAATCCTTACAAAATGCTGCCCATCTACTCAGAGAAGATCATTGAAATGTACAAAGGAAAGAAACGACATGAACTACCCCCTCATATCTATTCCATCTCTGACAACGCCTATAGAAACATGATGCAAG ATCGTGAAGACCAGTCCATTCTCTGCAC TGGAGAGTCTGGTGCTGGGAAGACAGAAAACACCAAGAAAGTCATCCAGTATTTGGCTGTTGTGGCCTCCTCGCACAAAGGCAAGAAAGACAGCAGTGCT CAACATGCAGGATCACAGTTGGCTTAC GGGGAGCTGGAGAAGCAACTCCTGCAGGCCAATCCTATCCTGGAGGCCTTTGGAAATGCTAAGACCATCAAAAATGACAACTCCTCAAGATTT GGAAAATTCATCCGCATCAACTTTGACGTGACCGGCTACATTGTTGGAGCCAACATTGAGACTT ATCTGCTGGAGAAGTCTCGCTGTATCAGACaggcaaagacagaaagagctTTTCACATTTTCTACTACATGATTGCTGGTGCCAAGGACAAACTGCGCG agGAGCTACTTCTGGAGCCCTTCAGTAATTACCGCTTCCTCAGCGCAGGCCACGTCCAGCTCCCTGGCCAGCAAGACGATGAGATGTATGAGGAAACCATGGAGGCCATGAATATCATGGGCATCACAGAAGAGGACAGAATTG ATATCCTGAAGGTGTGCtccacagtgatgcagctgggaAACATTGAATTCAAGAAAGAGAGGAACCAGGAGCAGGCAACCATGCCAGACAACACTG CTGCGCAGAAGGTGTGTCACCTGCAGGGCATCAATGTGACAGACTTTACACGAGCCATCCTCACCCCTCGCATCAAAGTGGGCAGGGAGGTGGTGCAGAAGGCACAGACCAAAGAGCAG gCTGACTTTGCTATAGAAGCGTTGGCCAAAGCTGTCTTTGAGCGACTGTTCCGCTGGCTCCTGGGCCGGGTTAACAAAGCCCTGGATAAGACTAAACGCCAAGGAGCCTCCTTCCTGGGAATCCTTGACATTGCCGGTTTTGAGATCTTTGAG GATAACTCCTTTGAGCAGCTGTGCATCAACTACACCAATGAGAAGCTACAGCAGCTTTTCAACCACACCATGTTCATCCTGGAGCAGGAGGAGTATCAGAGAGAAGGCATCGAGTGGAACTTCATTGACTTTGGCCTTGACCTCCAGCCCTGCATCGAGCTCATTGAGAGGCCA AACAACCCTCCAGGCATCCTGGCCCTGCTGGATGAAGAGTGCTGGTTCCCCAAAGCCACAGATATCTCCTTTGTGGAGAAACTTTTAAACACACAGGGCAACCACATGAAATTTGCCAAACCTAAACAGcttaaagacaaaacagagtTCTCCATTCTTCATTATGCTGGGAAG GTAGACTATAACGCCACAGCCTGGCTGACAAAGAACATGGACCCTCTAAATGACAACGTTACAGCACTGCTCTCCAATTCTTCTAACCAGTTTGTCCAAGACCTCTGGAAAGATG cggACAGAGTCGTCGGCCTTGACACATTAGCTAAGATGTCAGACACCTCCGGCCCGAGCGCCTCAAAGACCAAGAAGGGAATGTTCCGCACAGTGGGGCAGCTCTACAAGGAGTCTTTGGCAAAACTCATGACCACGCTGCACAACACCCAACCCAACTTCGTCAGATGTATCATCCCGAACCATGAGAAGAGG GCAGGGAAGCTGGATGCTAACCTGGTCTTGGAGCAGCTCAGGTGTAACGGTGTGCTGGAAGGAATCAGGATCTGTCGACAAGGCTTCCCCAACCGAATCGTTTTCCAGGAGTTCCGCCAGCG TTATGAGATCTTGGCTGCTAACGCTATTCCCAAAGGTTTCATGGACGGAAAACAAGCCTGCTGCCTCATG ATCAAGCATCTGGACTTGGACCCCAACCTGTACAGAATCGGACAGAGTAAAATCTTCTTCCGCACGGGAGTGCTTGCTCAActagaggaggagagagatttGAAGATCACTGTGATCATCATTGCTTTCCAGGCCCAAGCTAGAGGCTTCCTGGCCAGAAA ggcATTCGCCAAgcgacagcagcagctgacagctatGAAAGTGATCCAGAGGAACTGTGCTGCCTACCTCAAACTAAGGAACTGGCAGTGGTGGAGGCTTTTCACAAAG GTTAAGCCTCTGTTGCAAGTGACCCGACAGGAAGAGGAGATGGGTCTCAAGGAAGAGGAGCTACAGAAAGCCAAAGAAGTTGCCACAAAGTTTGAGTCAGAGCTAAAAGAAATCACCTTGAAACATACACAG ATTGTGGAGGAGAGAAACGCACTGCAGGAGCAGCTTCAGGCAGAGACAGAGTTGTATGCTGAGGCTGAGGAGATGAGGGTCCGTCTGGCGGCGAAGAAGCAGGAGTTGGAGGAAATCCTCCATGAGATGGAGGCGAGGCtcgatgaagaggaggagcgtTCTCAGGGGCTGTTagtggaaaagaagaagatgcagcagcagatgcag GAGTTGGAGGAACAtttggaagaagaggaagacgcTCGTCAAAAACTGCAGCTCGAGAAGGTTACCTGCGAGGGAAAGATCAAAAAGCTGGAGGATGATATTCTGGTAATGGAGGACCAGAACAACAAGCTGCTGAAG GAGCGAAAGTTGCTAGAGGAGAGAGTTGCAGACTTCAGTGCTAACCtggcagaggaagaagaaaaatctaAGAATCTCACTAAGCTCAAAAATAAACACGAATCCATGATCTCTGAATTAGAAG TCCGCTtgaagaaagaggagaagacCCGTCAGGAGCTGGATAAAGCTAAGCGCAAACTGGAGGCGGAGTCAAATGACCTACAGGAACAGATCGCTGACCTGCAGGCCCAGATCGCTGACCTCAAAGCTCAGCTtgcaaagaaggaggaggagttaCAGAACGCCTTAGCCAG GTTGGAAGATGAGTCTGCCCAGAAAAACAATGCTCTGAAGAAGATCAGAGAGCTGGAAGGACACATCTCCGACCTGCAGGAGGACCTAGACTCTGAGCGGGCTGCCAGGAACAAGGCCGAGAAGATCAAACGGGACCTTGGggaggagctggaggccctcaagTCTGAGCTAGAGGACACTCTGGACACCACTGCCACACAGCAGGAACTAAG AGCCAAACGTGAGCATGAAGTGACCCAGCTGAAGAGAGCCATTGAGGAGGAGAACCGGACCCACGAGGCTCAAATACATGAGAtgagacagaaacacactcaGGCTGTTGAGGAGCTCAGTGAGCAGCTGGAACAGTCAAAACGA GTCAAGTCAAACCTGGAGAAAGCAAAACAAGCTCTGGAGAAGGAAACGTCAGAGCTAACTATGGAGGTACGCTCACTGACCCAGGCCAAGCAAGATGGGGAGAACAAGAGGAAGAAGCTAGAAGGTCAGGTGACGGATCTTCAGTCCCGCTTCAACGACAGCGAGAAGCAGAAGGCTGAGCTGACAGAGCGCTGCTCCAAGATCACT ATTGAACTGGAGAGTGTGACAAACCTACTGAATGAAGCAGAAGGAAAGAACATCAAACTGAGCAAAGACGTGGCCAGCCTTACCTCCCAACTCCAAGACTCTCAG GAGCTGCTGGCTGAGGAGACACGCCAGAAATTGCAGTTCTCCACAAAGCTGCGACAGGCGGAAGACGACAAGAACAGCCTACAGGAGCAGCTTGAAGAGGAGATGGAGGCAAAGAGGAACGTGGAGAGACACGTGTCCACTCTCAACATCCAG CTATCAGATGcaaagaagaagatggatgaaaTGTCAGGCAACATTGAGCTGCTGGAGGAAGGAAAGAAGCGTCTGCAGAGAGATTTGGAGGCAGCGAACACTCAGTATGAAGAGAAGGCCTCAGCATACGACAAGCTGGAGAAGACCAAAAATCGTCTGCAGCAGGAGCTGGAGGACACGCTGATGGATCTGGACAACCAGAGGCAGAACGTTTCAAACCTGgagaagaaacagaagaagtTTGACCAG ATGCTGGCCGAAGAGAAGAGTGTCTCCAGTAAATATGCAGACGAGCGAGACCGTGCTGAAGCTGAGGCCAGAGAGAAGGAGACCAAAGCTCTGTCCCTGGCAAGGGCTCTAGAAGAGGCTCAGGACTCCAGAGAGGAGCTGGAGAGAGCCAACAAGGCCCTAAAAGCAGAGATGGAGGACCTGATCAGCTCCAAGGATGATGTGGGAAAAAAT GTCCATGAGCTGGAGAAGTCCAAACGAGGCCTGGAAGCCCAGGTGGAGGAGATGAAGACGCAGCTGGAGGAGCTAGAGGACGAACTGCAGGCGGCTGAGGATGCCAAGTTGCGTCTGGAGGTCAACATGCAGGCTCTGAAGGCCCAGTTTGAGAGAGACCTCCAGGGAAGAGATGAGAtgggagaggagaagaagaggcagctgatcAAGCAG GTCCGTGAGTTGGAGACGGAGTTGGAGGATGAACGTAAGCAGAgggccacagcagcagcagccaagaaGAAGCTGGAGATAGACATGAAAGATCTGGAGGGACAGATCGAGACAGCCAATAAGGGACGTGATGAGGCTATCAAGCAGCTCCGCAAGCTCCAG GCCCAGATGAAGGACTACCAGAGGGAGCTGGAAGATGCTCGTGCTGCTCGAGAAGAGGTGCTGACCACCGCAAAGGAGAGCGAGAAGAAGGCCAAGAGTCTGGAGGCTGAGCTCATGCAGCTACAGGAG GAACTGGCTGCAGCTGAGAGAGGACGGAAGCAAGCAGAGGCTGAAAGAGACGAACTGTCCGATGAGCTGGCGAGCAACACCTCTGGAAA GTCAGCCTTGTCAGATGAGAAGCGTCGCCTGGAAGCTAAGATCGCCCAGCTagaggaggagctggaggaggagcaaAGCAACATGGAGATCCTCAATGACAGGCTGAGGAAGAGCACACAACAG GTGGATCAGCTGAACAATGAGCTGCAGACGGAGCGCACCACCTCCCAGAAGAACGAGAGCGCTCGGCAGCAGTTGGACCGCCAGAACAAGGAGCTGAAGGCCAAGCTCCAGGAGATGGAGAACCAGGTCAAGTCCAAGTTCAAGTCCTCCATCTCTGCCTTGGAGGCTAAAGTGGCACAGCTGGAGgagcagctggagcaggagaaCAG GGATAAGCAGACAACTGCCAAGAATATGCGCCAGAAAGACAAGAAGCTCAAGGACCTGATGTTGCAGGTGGAAGACGAAAGAAAACAGGCAGAGCAGTACAAAGACCAG GCGGAAAAGTCAAACACTCGCATGAAGCAGCTGAAGCGGCAGCTAGAGGAATCGGAGGAGGAGTCTCAGCGTGCCACAGCAGCCCGCAGGAAGCTGCAGCGGGAGCTGGATGAAGCCACTGAGGCCAACGACGCCATGACCCGCGAGATCGGCTCTCTCAAGAACAAACTCAG AGGCAACCCTGAACCCAAGGAGTAA